One genomic segment of Odocoileus virginianus isolate 20LAN1187 ecotype Illinois chromosome 17, Ovbor_1.2, whole genome shotgun sequence includes these proteins:
- the DLG4 gene encoding disks large homolog 4 isoform X4 — translation MDCLCIVTTKKYRYQDEDTPPLEHSPAHLPNQANSPPVIVNTDTLEAPGYELQVNGTEGEMEYEEITLERGNSGLGFSIAGGTDNPHIGDDPSIFITKIIPGGAAAQDGRLRVNDSILFVNEVDVREVTHSAAVEALKEAGSIVRLYVMRRKPPAEKLMEIKLIKGPKGLGFSIAGGVGNQHIPGDNSIYVTKIIEGGAAHKDGRLQIGDKILAVNSVGLEDVMHEDAVAALKNTYDVVYLKVAKPSNAYLSDSYAPPDITTSYSQHLDNEISHSSYLGTDYPTAMTPTSPRRYSPVAKDLLGEEDVPREPRRIVIHRGSTGLGFNIVGGEDGEGIFISFILAGGPADLSGELRKGDQILSVNGVDLRNASHEQAAIALKNAGQTVTIIAQYKPEEYSRFEAKIHDLREQLMNSSLGSGTASLRSNPKRGFYIRALFDYDKTKDCGFLSQALSFRFGDVLHVIDASDEEWWQARRVHSDSETDDIGFIPSKRRVERREWSRLKAKDWGSSSGSQGREDSVLSYETVTQMEVHYARPIIILGPTKDRANDDLLSEFPDKFGSCVPHTTRPKREYEIDGRDYHFVSSREKMEKDIQAHKFIEAGQYNSHLYGTSVQSVREVAEQGKHCILDVSANAVRRLQAAHLHPIAIFIRPRSLENVLEINKRITEEQARKAFDRATKLEQEFTECFSAIVEGDSFEEIYHKVKRVIEDLSGPYIWVPARERL, via the exons ATGGACTGTCTCTGTATAGTGACAACCAAG AAATACCGCTACCAAGATGAAGACACGCCCCCTCTGGAGCACAGCCCGGCCCACCTCCCCAACCAG GCCAATTCTCCCCCTGTGATTGTCAACACAGATACCCTAGAAGCCCCAGGATATG AGTTGCAGGTGAACGGGACAGAGGGGGAAATGGAATACGAGGAGATCACATTGGAAAGG GGTAACTCAGGTCTGGGCTTCAGCATCGCAGGTGGCACTGATAACCCCCACATCGGTGATGACCCTTCCATCTTCATCACCAAGATCATTCCTGGTGGGGCTGCAGCCCAGGACGGCCGTCtcag GGTCAACGATAGCATCTTGTTTGTCAATGAAGTGGACGTGCGGGAGGTGACCCACTCAGCGGCGGTGGAGGCCCTCAAAGAGGCAGGCTCTATTGTCCGCCTCTACGTCATGCGCCGGAAGCCCCCGGCTGAGAAGCTTATGGAGATCAAGCTCATCAAGGGGCCTAAAG gtCTTGGCTTCAGCATCGCCGGAGGTGTCGGGAACCAACATATCCCCGGAGATAACAGCATCTATGTGACCAAGATTATCGAAGGGGGTGCCGCCCACAAGGACGGGAGATTACAGATCGGAGACAAGATCCTAGCG GTCAACAGCGTGGGGCTGGAGGACGTCATGCATGAGGATGCCGTGGCAGCCCTGAAGAACACGTACGATGTGGTCTACCTAAAGGTGGCCAAGCCCAGCAATGCCTACCTGAGTGACAGCTATGCTCCCCCAGACATCACGACCT CTTATTCCCAGCACCTGGACAATGAGATCAGTCACAGCAGCTACCTGGGCACTGACTACCCCACCGCCATGACCCCCACCTCCCCTCGGCGCTACTCCCCCGTGGCCAAGGACCTGCTTGGGGAGGAAGACGTCCCCCGAGAACCAAGGCGGATTGTGATCCACCGGGGCTCCACAGGCCTGGGCTTCAACATTGTGGGTGGCGAGGATGGTGAAGGCATCTTCATCTCCTTCATCCTGGCTGGTGGCCCTGCAGACCTCAGTGGGGAGCTGCGGAAGGGGGACCAGATCCTCTCG GTCAATGGCGTTGACCTCCGCAATGCCAGCCACGAGCAGGCTGCCATTGCCCTGAAGAATGCGGGTCAGACAGTCACGATCATCGCTCAGTATAAACCCGAAG AGTATAGCCGGTTCGAGGCCAAGATCCACGACCTTCGGGAACAGCTCATGAACAGCAGCCTGGGTTCAGGGACTGCCTCCTTGCGGAGCAACCCCAAAAGGGGTTTCTATATCAG GGCCCTGTTTGACTATGACAAGACCAAGGACTGCGGCTTCCTGAGCCAGGCCTTGAGCTTCCGCTTCGGGGACGTGCTTCATGTCATTGACGCCAGCGATGAGGAGTGGTGGCAGGCGCGGCGGGTCCACTCCGACAGCGAGACCGATGACATCGGCTTTATCCCCAGCAAGCGGCG GGTTGAGCGACGGGAGTGGTCACGGTTAAAGGCCAAG GATTGGGGCTCCAGCTCTGGATCACAGG GTCGAGAAGACTCGGTTCTGAGCTATGAGACGGTGACACAGATGGAAG TGCACTATGCTCGCCCCATCATTATCCTCGGGCCCACCAAGGACCGCGCCAACGATGATCTCCTCTCCGAGTTCCCCGACAAGTTCGGATCCTGTGTTCCCC ATACGACGAGGCCCAAGCGGGAGTACGAGATAGATGGCCGGGATTACCACTTTGTGTCGTCCCgggagaaaatggagaaggaCATTCAGGCCCACAAGTTTATTGAGGCCGGCCAGTACAACAGCCACCTGTATGGAACCAGCGTCCAGTCCGTGCGAGAGGTGGCAGAGCAG gGGAAGCACTGCATCCTTGATGTCTCGGCCAATGCCGTGAGGCGGCTGCAGGCGGCCCACCTGCACCCTATCGCCATCTTCATCCGCCCCCGctccctggagaatgttct AGAGATTAATAAGCGGATCACAGAGGAGCAAGCCCGCAAAGCCTTCGACAGAGCCACCAAGCTGGAGCAGGAATTCACAGAGTGCTTCTCAG CCATCGTGGAGGGCGACAGCTTTGAGGAGATCTACCACAAGGTGAAGCGAGTCATCGAGGACCTCTCAGGCCCCTACATCTGGGTTCCTGCCCGAGAGAGACTCTGA
- the DLG4 gene encoding disks large homolog 4 isoform X5: MDCLCIVTTKKYRYQDEDTPPLEHSPAHLPNQANSPPVIVNTDTLEAPGYVNGTEGEMEYEEITLERGNSGLGFSIAGGTDNPHIGDDPSIFITKIIPGGAAAQDGRLRVNDSILFVNEVDVREVTHSAAVEALKEAGSIVRLYVMRRKPPAEKLMEIKLIKGPKGLGFSIAGGVGNQHIPGDNSIYVTKIIEGGAAHKDGRLQIGDKILAVNSVGLEDVMHEDAVAALKNTYDVVYLKVAKPSNAYLSDSYAPPDITTSYSQHLDNEISHSSYLGTDYPTAMTPTSPRRYSPVAKDLLGEEDVPREPRRIVIHRGSTGLGFNIVGGEDGEGIFISFILAGGPADLSGELRKGDQILSVNGVDLRNASHEQAAIALKNAGQTVTIIAQYKPEEYSRFEAKIHDLREQLMNSSLGSGTASLRSNPKRGFYIRALFDYDKTKDCGFLSQALSFRFGDVLHVIDASDEEWWQARRVHSDSETDDIGFIPSKRRVERREWSRLKAKDWGSSSGSQGREDSVLSYETVTQMEVHYARPIIILGPTKDRANDDLLSEFPDKFGSCVPHTTRPKREYEIDGRDYHFVSSREKMEKDIQAHKFIEAGQYNSHLYGTSVQSVREVAEQGKHCILDVSANAVRRLQAAHLHPIAIFIRPRSLENVLEINKRITEEQARKAFDRATKLEQEFTECFSAIVEGDSFEEIYHKVKRVIEDLSGPYIWVPARERL; the protein is encoded by the exons ATGGACTGTCTCTGTATAGTGACAACCAAG AAATACCGCTACCAAGATGAAGACACGCCCCCTCTGGAGCACAGCCCGGCCCACCTCCCCAACCAG GCCAATTCTCCCCCTGTGATTGTCAACACAGATACCCTAGAAGCCCCAGGATAT GTGAACGGGACAGAGGGGGAAATGGAATACGAGGAGATCACATTGGAAAGG GGTAACTCAGGTCTGGGCTTCAGCATCGCAGGTGGCACTGATAACCCCCACATCGGTGATGACCCTTCCATCTTCATCACCAAGATCATTCCTGGTGGGGCTGCAGCCCAGGACGGCCGTCtcag GGTCAACGATAGCATCTTGTTTGTCAATGAAGTGGACGTGCGGGAGGTGACCCACTCAGCGGCGGTGGAGGCCCTCAAAGAGGCAGGCTCTATTGTCCGCCTCTACGTCATGCGCCGGAAGCCCCCGGCTGAGAAGCTTATGGAGATCAAGCTCATCAAGGGGCCTAAAG gtCTTGGCTTCAGCATCGCCGGAGGTGTCGGGAACCAACATATCCCCGGAGATAACAGCATCTATGTGACCAAGATTATCGAAGGGGGTGCCGCCCACAAGGACGGGAGATTACAGATCGGAGACAAGATCCTAGCG GTCAACAGCGTGGGGCTGGAGGACGTCATGCATGAGGATGCCGTGGCAGCCCTGAAGAACACGTACGATGTGGTCTACCTAAAGGTGGCCAAGCCCAGCAATGCCTACCTGAGTGACAGCTATGCTCCCCCAGACATCACGACCT CTTATTCCCAGCACCTGGACAATGAGATCAGTCACAGCAGCTACCTGGGCACTGACTACCCCACCGCCATGACCCCCACCTCCCCTCGGCGCTACTCCCCCGTGGCCAAGGACCTGCTTGGGGAGGAAGACGTCCCCCGAGAACCAAGGCGGATTGTGATCCACCGGGGCTCCACAGGCCTGGGCTTCAACATTGTGGGTGGCGAGGATGGTGAAGGCATCTTCATCTCCTTCATCCTGGCTGGTGGCCCTGCAGACCTCAGTGGGGAGCTGCGGAAGGGGGACCAGATCCTCTCG GTCAATGGCGTTGACCTCCGCAATGCCAGCCACGAGCAGGCTGCCATTGCCCTGAAGAATGCGGGTCAGACAGTCACGATCATCGCTCAGTATAAACCCGAAG AGTATAGCCGGTTCGAGGCCAAGATCCACGACCTTCGGGAACAGCTCATGAACAGCAGCCTGGGTTCAGGGACTGCCTCCTTGCGGAGCAACCCCAAAAGGGGTTTCTATATCAG GGCCCTGTTTGACTATGACAAGACCAAGGACTGCGGCTTCCTGAGCCAGGCCTTGAGCTTCCGCTTCGGGGACGTGCTTCATGTCATTGACGCCAGCGATGAGGAGTGGTGGCAGGCGCGGCGGGTCCACTCCGACAGCGAGACCGATGACATCGGCTTTATCCCCAGCAAGCGGCG GGTTGAGCGACGGGAGTGGTCACGGTTAAAGGCCAAG GATTGGGGCTCCAGCTCTGGATCACAGG GTCGAGAAGACTCGGTTCTGAGCTATGAGACGGTGACACAGATGGAAG TGCACTATGCTCGCCCCATCATTATCCTCGGGCCCACCAAGGACCGCGCCAACGATGATCTCCTCTCCGAGTTCCCCGACAAGTTCGGATCCTGTGTTCCCC ATACGACGAGGCCCAAGCGGGAGTACGAGATAGATGGCCGGGATTACCACTTTGTGTCGTCCCgggagaaaatggagaaggaCATTCAGGCCCACAAGTTTATTGAGGCCGGCCAGTACAACAGCCACCTGTATGGAACCAGCGTCCAGTCCGTGCGAGAGGTGGCAGAGCAG gGGAAGCACTGCATCCTTGATGTCTCGGCCAATGCCGTGAGGCGGCTGCAGGCGGCCCACCTGCACCCTATCGCCATCTTCATCCGCCCCCGctccctggagaatgttct AGAGATTAATAAGCGGATCACAGAGGAGCAAGCCCGCAAAGCCTTCGACAGAGCCACCAAGCTGGAGCAGGAATTCACAGAGTGCTTCTCAG CCATCGTGGAGGGCGACAGCTTTGAGGAGATCTACCACAAGGTGAAGCGAGTCATCGAGGACCTCTCAGGCCCCTACATCTGGGTTCCTGCCCGAGAGAGACTCTGA
- the DLG4 gene encoding disks large homolog 4 isoform X1 → MDCLCIVTTKKYRYQDEDTPPLEHSPAHLPNQVNAPELVHVAERNLSHLEAVQGVVGHAHFSPLKANSPPVIVNTDTLEAPGYVNGTEGEMEYEEITLERGNSGLGFSIAGGTDNPHIGDDPSIFITKIIPGGAAAQDGRLRVNDSILFVNEVDVREVTHSAAVEALKEAGSIVRLYVMRRKPPAEKLMEIKLIKGPKGLGFSIAGGVGNQHIPGDNSIYVTKIIEGGAAHKDGRLQIGDKILAVNSVGLEDVMHEDAVAALKNTYDVVYLKVAKPSNAYLSDSYAPPDITTSYSQHLDNEISHSSYLGTDYPTAMTPTSPRRYSPVAKDLLGEEDVPREPRRIVIHRGSTGLGFNIVGGEDGEGIFISFILAGGPADLSGELRKGDQILSVNGVDLRNASHEQAAIALKNAGQTVTIIAQYKPEEYSRFEAKIHDLREQLMNSSLGSGTASLRSNPKRGFYIRALFDYDKTKDCGFLSQALSFRFGDVLHVIDASDEEWWQARRVHSDSETDDIGFIPSKRRVERREWSRLKAKDWGSSSGSQGREDSVLSYETVTQMEVHYARPIIILGPTKDRANDDLLSEFPDKFGSCVPHTTRPKREYEIDGRDYHFVSSREKMEKDIQAHKFIEAGQYNSHLYGTSVQSVREVAEQGKHCILDVSANAVRRLQAAHLHPIAIFIRPRSLENVLEINKRITEEQARKAFDRATKLEQEFTECFSAIVEGDSFEEIYHKVKRVIEDLSGPYIWVPARERL, encoded by the exons ATGGACTGTCTCTGTATAGTGACAACCAAG AAATACCGCTACCAAGATGAAGACACGCCCCCTCTGGAGCACAGCCCGGCCCACCTCCCCAACCAGGTAAACGCCCCCGAGCTGGTGCACGTGGCGGAGAGGAACTTGTCCCACCTCGAGGCCGTCCAAGGGGTCGTGGGCCACGCCCACTTCTCCCCCCTCAAG GCCAATTCTCCCCCTGTGATTGTCAACACAGATACCCTAGAAGCCCCAGGATAT GTGAACGGGACAGAGGGGGAAATGGAATACGAGGAGATCACATTGGAAAGG GGTAACTCAGGTCTGGGCTTCAGCATCGCAGGTGGCACTGATAACCCCCACATCGGTGATGACCCTTCCATCTTCATCACCAAGATCATTCCTGGTGGGGCTGCAGCCCAGGACGGCCGTCtcag GGTCAACGATAGCATCTTGTTTGTCAATGAAGTGGACGTGCGGGAGGTGACCCACTCAGCGGCGGTGGAGGCCCTCAAAGAGGCAGGCTCTATTGTCCGCCTCTACGTCATGCGCCGGAAGCCCCCGGCTGAGAAGCTTATGGAGATCAAGCTCATCAAGGGGCCTAAAG gtCTTGGCTTCAGCATCGCCGGAGGTGTCGGGAACCAACATATCCCCGGAGATAACAGCATCTATGTGACCAAGATTATCGAAGGGGGTGCCGCCCACAAGGACGGGAGATTACAGATCGGAGACAAGATCCTAGCG GTCAACAGCGTGGGGCTGGAGGACGTCATGCATGAGGATGCCGTGGCAGCCCTGAAGAACACGTACGATGTGGTCTACCTAAAGGTGGCCAAGCCCAGCAATGCCTACCTGAGTGACAGCTATGCTCCCCCAGACATCACGACCT CTTATTCCCAGCACCTGGACAATGAGATCAGTCACAGCAGCTACCTGGGCACTGACTACCCCACCGCCATGACCCCCACCTCCCCTCGGCGCTACTCCCCCGTGGCCAAGGACCTGCTTGGGGAGGAAGACGTCCCCCGAGAACCAAGGCGGATTGTGATCCACCGGGGCTCCACAGGCCTGGGCTTCAACATTGTGGGTGGCGAGGATGGTGAAGGCATCTTCATCTCCTTCATCCTGGCTGGTGGCCCTGCAGACCTCAGTGGGGAGCTGCGGAAGGGGGACCAGATCCTCTCG GTCAATGGCGTTGACCTCCGCAATGCCAGCCACGAGCAGGCTGCCATTGCCCTGAAGAATGCGGGTCAGACAGTCACGATCATCGCTCAGTATAAACCCGAAG AGTATAGCCGGTTCGAGGCCAAGATCCACGACCTTCGGGAACAGCTCATGAACAGCAGCCTGGGTTCAGGGACTGCCTCCTTGCGGAGCAACCCCAAAAGGGGTTTCTATATCAG GGCCCTGTTTGACTATGACAAGACCAAGGACTGCGGCTTCCTGAGCCAGGCCTTGAGCTTCCGCTTCGGGGACGTGCTTCATGTCATTGACGCCAGCGATGAGGAGTGGTGGCAGGCGCGGCGGGTCCACTCCGACAGCGAGACCGATGACATCGGCTTTATCCCCAGCAAGCGGCG GGTTGAGCGACGGGAGTGGTCACGGTTAAAGGCCAAG GATTGGGGCTCCAGCTCTGGATCACAGG GTCGAGAAGACTCGGTTCTGAGCTATGAGACGGTGACACAGATGGAAG TGCACTATGCTCGCCCCATCATTATCCTCGGGCCCACCAAGGACCGCGCCAACGATGATCTCCTCTCCGAGTTCCCCGACAAGTTCGGATCCTGTGTTCCCC ATACGACGAGGCCCAAGCGGGAGTACGAGATAGATGGCCGGGATTACCACTTTGTGTCGTCCCgggagaaaatggagaaggaCATTCAGGCCCACAAGTTTATTGAGGCCGGCCAGTACAACAGCCACCTGTATGGAACCAGCGTCCAGTCCGTGCGAGAGGTGGCAGAGCAG gGGAAGCACTGCATCCTTGATGTCTCGGCCAATGCCGTGAGGCGGCTGCAGGCGGCCCACCTGCACCCTATCGCCATCTTCATCCGCCCCCGctccctggagaatgttct AGAGATTAATAAGCGGATCACAGAGGAGCAAGCCCGCAAAGCCTTCGACAGAGCCACCAAGCTGGAGCAGGAATTCACAGAGTGCTTCTCAG CCATCGTGGAGGGCGACAGCTTTGAGGAGATCTACCACAAGGTGAAGCGAGTCATCGAGGACCTCTCAGGCCCCTACATCTGGGTTCCTGCCCGAGAGAGACTCTGA
- the DLG4 gene encoding disks large homolog 4 isoform X2 yields MCLCVKYRYQDEDTPPLEHSPAHLPNQANSPPVIVNTDTLEAPGYELQVNGTEGEMEYEEITLERGNSGLGFSIAGGTDNPHIGDDPSIFITKIIPGGAAAQDGRLRVNDSILFVNEVDVREVTHSAAVEALKEAGSIVRLYVMRRKPPAEKLMEIKLIKGPKGLGFSIAGGVGNQHIPGDNSIYVTKIIEGGAAHKDGRLQIGDKILAVNSVGLEDVMHEDAVAALKNTYDVVYLKVAKPSNAYLSDSYAPPDITTSYSQHLDNEISHSSYLGTDYPTAMTPTSPRRYSPVAKDLLGEEDVPREPRRIVIHRGSTGLGFNIVGGEDGEGIFISFILAGGPADLSGELRKGDQILSVNGVDLRNASHEQAAIALKNAGQTVTIIAQYKPEEYSRFEAKIHDLREQLMNSSLGSGTASLRSNPKRGFYIRALFDYDKTKDCGFLSQALSFRFGDVLHVIDASDEEWWQARRVHSDSETDDIGFIPSKRRVERREWSRLKAKDWGSSSGSQGREDSVLSYETVTQMEVHYARPIIILGPTKDRANDDLLSEFPDKFGSCVPHTTRPKREYEIDGRDYHFVSSREKMEKDIQAHKFIEAGQYNSHLYGTSVQSVREVAEQGKHCILDVSANAVRRLQAAHLHPIAIFIRPRSLENVLEINKRITEEQARKAFDRATKLEQEFTECFSAIVEGDSFEEIYHKVKRVIEDLSGPYIWVPARERL; encoded by the exons ATGTGTCTCTGCGTG AAATACCGCTACCAAGATGAAGACACGCCCCCTCTGGAGCACAGCCCGGCCCACCTCCCCAACCAG GCCAATTCTCCCCCTGTGATTGTCAACACAGATACCCTAGAAGCCCCAGGATATG AGTTGCAGGTGAACGGGACAGAGGGGGAAATGGAATACGAGGAGATCACATTGGAAAGG GGTAACTCAGGTCTGGGCTTCAGCATCGCAGGTGGCACTGATAACCCCCACATCGGTGATGACCCTTCCATCTTCATCACCAAGATCATTCCTGGTGGGGCTGCAGCCCAGGACGGCCGTCtcag GGTCAACGATAGCATCTTGTTTGTCAATGAAGTGGACGTGCGGGAGGTGACCCACTCAGCGGCGGTGGAGGCCCTCAAAGAGGCAGGCTCTATTGTCCGCCTCTACGTCATGCGCCGGAAGCCCCCGGCTGAGAAGCTTATGGAGATCAAGCTCATCAAGGGGCCTAAAG gtCTTGGCTTCAGCATCGCCGGAGGTGTCGGGAACCAACATATCCCCGGAGATAACAGCATCTATGTGACCAAGATTATCGAAGGGGGTGCCGCCCACAAGGACGGGAGATTACAGATCGGAGACAAGATCCTAGCG GTCAACAGCGTGGGGCTGGAGGACGTCATGCATGAGGATGCCGTGGCAGCCCTGAAGAACACGTACGATGTGGTCTACCTAAAGGTGGCCAAGCCCAGCAATGCCTACCTGAGTGACAGCTATGCTCCCCCAGACATCACGACCT CTTATTCCCAGCACCTGGACAATGAGATCAGTCACAGCAGCTACCTGGGCACTGACTACCCCACCGCCATGACCCCCACCTCCCCTCGGCGCTACTCCCCCGTGGCCAAGGACCTGCTTGGGGAGGAAGACGTCCCCCGAGAACCAAGGCGGATTGTGATCCACCGGGGCTCCACAGGCCTGGGCTTCAACATTGTGGGTGGCGAGGATGGTGAAGGCATCTTCATCTCCTTCATCCTGGCTGGTGGCCCTGCAGACCTCAGTGGGGAGCTGCGGAAGGGGGACCAGATCCTCTCG GTCAATGGCGTTGACCTCCGCAATGCCAGCCACGAGCAGGCTGCCATTGCCCTGAAGAATGCGGGTCAGACAGTCACGATCATCGCTCAGTATAAACCCGAAG AGTATAGCCGGTTCGAGGCCAAGATCCACGACCTTCGGGAACAGCTCATGAACAGCAGCCTGGGTTCAGGGACTGCCTCCTTGCGGAGCAACCCCAAAAGGGGTTTCTATATCAG GGCCCTGTTTGACTATGACAAGACCAAGGACTGCGGCTTCCTGAGCCAGGCCTTGAGCTTCCGCTTCGGGGACGTGCTTCATGTCATTGACGCCAGCGATGAGGAGTGGTGGCAGGCGCGGCGGGTCCACTCCGACAGCGAGACCGATGACATCGGCTTTATCCCCAGCAAGCGGCG GGTTGAGCGACGGGAGTGGTCACGGTTAAAGGCCAAG GATTGGGGCTCCAGCTCTGGATCACAGG GTCGAGAAGACTCGGTTCTGAGCTATGAGACGGTGACACAGATGGAAG TGCACTATGCTCGCCCCATCATTATCCTCGGGCCCACCAAGGACCGCGCCAACGATGATCTCCTCTCCGAGTTCCCCGACAAGTTCGGATCCTGTGTTCCCC ATACGACGAGGCCCAAGCGGGAGTACGAGATAGATGGCCGGGATTACCACTTTGTGTCGTCCCgggagaaaatggagaaggaCATTCAGGCCCACAAGTTTATTGAGGCCGGCCAGTACAACAGCCACCTGTATGGAACCAGCGTCCAGTCCGTGCGAGAGGTGGCAGAGCAG gGGAAGCACTGCATCCTTGATGTCTCGGCCAATGCCGTGAGGCGGCTGCAGGCGGCCCACCTGCACCCTATCGCCATCTTCATCCGCCCCCGctccctggagaatgttct AGAGATTAATAAGCGGATCACAGAGGAGCAAGCCCGCAAAGCCTTCGACAGAGCCACCAAGCTGGAGCAGGAATTCACAGAGTGCTTCTCAG CCATCGTGGAGGGCGACAGCTTTGAGGAGATCTACCACAAGGTGAAGCGAGTCATCGAGGACCTCTCAGGCCCCTACATCTGGGTTCCTGCCCGAGAGAGACTCTGA
- the DLG4 gene encoding disks large homolog 4 isoform X3: MCLCVKYRYQDEDTPPLEHSPAHLPNQANSPPVIVNTDTLEAPGYVNGTEGEMEYEEITLERGNSGLGFSIAGGTDNPHIGDDPSIFITKIIPGGAAAQDGRLRVNDSILFVNEVDVREVTHSAAVEALKEAGSIVRLYVMRRKPPAEKLMEIKLIKGPKGLGFSIAGGVGNQHIPGDNSIYVTKIIEGGAAHKDGRLQIGDKILAVNSVGLEDVMHEDAVAALKNTYDVVYLKVAKPSNAYLSDSYAPPDITTSYSQHLDNEISHSSYLGTDYPTAMTPTSPRRYSPVAKDLLGEEDVPREPRRIVIHRGSTGLGFNIVGGEDGEGIFISFILAGGPADLSGELRKGDQILSVNGVDLRNASHEQAAIALKNAGQTVTIIAQYKPEEYSRFEAKIHDLREQLMNSSLGSGTASLRSNPKRGFYIRALFDYDKTKDCGFLSQALSFRFGDVLHVIDASDEEWWQARRVHSDSETDDIGFIPSKRRVERREWSRLKAKDWGSSSGSQGREDSVLSYETVTQMEVHYARPIIILGPTKDRANDDLLSEFPDKFGSCVPHTTRPKREYEIDGRDYHFVSSREKMEKDIQAHKFIEAGQYNSHLYGTSVQSVREVAEQGKHCILDVSANAVRRLQAAHLHPIAIFIRPRSLENVLEINKRITEEQARKAFDRATKLEQEFTECFSAIVEGDSFEEIYHKVKRVIEDLSGPYIWVPARERL, translated from the exons ATGTGTCTCTGCGTG AAATACCGCTACCAAGATGAAGACACGCCCCCTCTGGAGCACAGCCCGGCCCACCTCCCCAACCAG GCCAATTCTCCCCCTGTGATTGTCAACACAGATACCCTAGAAGCCCCAGGATAT GTGAACGGGACAGAGGGGGAAATGGAATACGAGGAGATCACATTGGAAAGG GGTAACTCAGGTCTGGGCTTCAGCATCGCAGGTGGCACTGATAACCCCCACATCGGTGATGACCCTTCCATCTTCATCACCAAGATCATTCCTGGTGGGGCTGCAGCCCAGGACGGCCGTCtcag GGTCAACGATAGCATCTTGTTTGTCAATGAAGTGGACGTGCGGGAGGTGACCCACTCAGCGGCGGTGGAGGCCCTCAAAGAGGCAGGCTCTATTGTCCGCCTCTACGTCATGCGCCGGAAGCCCCCGGCTGAGAAGCTTATGGAGATCAAGCTCATCAAGGGGCCTAAAG gtCTTGGCTTCAGCATCGCCGGAGGTGTCGGGAACCAACATATCCCCGGAGATAACAGCATCTATGTGACCAAGATTATCGAAGGGGGTGCCGCCCACAAGGACGGGAGATTACAGATCGGAGACAAGATCCTAGCG GTCAACAGCGTGGGGCTGGAGGACGTCATGCATGAGGATGCCGTGGCAGCCCTGAAGAACACGTACGATGTGGTCTACCTAAAGGTGGCCAAGCCCAGCAATGCCTACCTGAGTGACAGCTATGCTCCCCCAGACATCACGACCT CTTATTCCCAGCACCTGGACAATGAGATCAGTCACAGCAGCTACCTGGGCACTGACTACCCCACCGCCATGACCCCCACCTCCCCTCGGCGCTACTCCCCCGTGGCCAAGGACCTGCTTGGGGAGGAAGACGTCCCCCGAGAACCAAGGCGGATTGTGATCCACCGGGGCTCCACAGGCCTGGGCTTCAACATTGTGGGTGGCGAGGATGGTGAAGGCATCTTCATCTCCTTCATCCTGGCTGGTGGCCCTGCAGACCTCAGTGGGGAGCTGCGGAAGGGGGACCAGATCCTCTCG GTCAATGGCGTTGACCTCCGCAATGCCAGCCACGAGCAGGCTGCCATTGCCCTGAAGAATGCGGGTCAGACAGTCACGATCATCGCTCAGTATAAACCCGAAG AGTATAGCCGGTTCGAGGCCAAGATCCACGACCTTCGGGAACAGCTCATGAACAGCAGCCTGGGTTCAGGGACTGCCTCCTTGCGGAGCAACCCCAAAAGGGGTTTCTATATCAG GGCCCTGTTTGACTATGACAAGACCAAGGACTGCGGCTTCCTGAGCCAGGCCTTGAGCTTCCGCTTCGGGGACGTGCTTCATGTCATTGACGCCAGCGATGAGGAGTGGTGGCAGGCGCGGCGGGTCCACTCCGACAGCGAGACCGATGACATCGGCTTTATCCCCAGCAAGCGGCG GGTTGAGCGACGGGAGTGGTCACGGTTAAAGGCCAAG GATTGGGGCTCCAGCTCTGGATCACAGG GTCGAGAAGACTCGGTTCTGAGCTATGAGACGGTGACACAGATGGAAG TGCACTATGCTCGCCCCATCATTATCCTCGGGCCCACCAAGGACCGCGCCAACGATGATCTCCTCTCCGAGTTCCCCGACAAGTTCGGATCCTGTGTTCCCC ATACGACGAGGCCCAAGCGGGAGTACGAGATAGATGGCCGGGATTACCACTTTGTGTCGTCCCgggagaaaatggagaaggaCATTCAGGCCCACAAGTTTATTGAGGCCGGCCAGTACAACAGCCACCTGTATGGAACCAGCGTCCAGTCCGTGCGAGAGGTGGCAGAGCAG gGGAAGCACTGCATCCTTGATGTCTCGGCCAATGCCGTGAGGCGGCTGCAGGCGGCCCACCTGCACCCTATCGCCATCTTCATCCGCCCCCGctccctggagaatgttct AGAGATTAATAAGCGGATCACAGAGGAGCAAGCCCGCAAAGCCTTCGACAGAGCCACCAAGCTGGAGCAGGAATTCACAGAGTGCTTCTCAG CCATCGTGGAGGGCGACAGCTTTGAGGAGATCTACCACAAGGTGAAGCGAGTCATCGAGGACCTCTCAGGCCCCTACATCTGGGTTCCTGCCCGAGAGAGACTCTGA